AGGCGGAGGCCCGCCGCCCTTATGGCCCCTAGGTCCACGGCCTCCTTCACCCTTTCCACGTAAAGCCCAGGGTAGTCAAAGGGCTTGGCCCGTTTTAAGGCTTCCCGAAAAGGAAGGCGCTTTACCCCCTTTAGCCCCTCCTGGAGAAGGGCATTGGCCCTTTCCTCTATGGCCTTGGTGATGCGGGTGTCGGCGGGGCCACCCGTGGGGGGGTTGTACTTGAGGCCGCCGTCCTCCGGGGGGTTGTGGCTGGGGGTGAGGAGGATGCCGTCCGCCTTGGCGGGGTACTGGGCGTTGTGCTCCAGGATGGCCAAGGAGACCAGGGGGGTGGGGGTGTAGCCCTCCTCGAGGCGCACTTCCACTCCGTTGGCTACCAGTACGGAGAGAACCGTGGCCCAGGCGGGCTCGGAGAGGGCGTGGGTGTCCTTGGCCAGGAAGAGGGGCCCCGTGGCCCCAAAGGAGGCCCGGAGGTCGGCGATGGCCTGGGCCATGGCCAGCACGTGGACCTCGGTGAAGGTGCCCTTGAGGCTGGTGCCCCGGTGGCCGCTGGTGCCGAAGGCCACCCGTTGCAGCGGGTCCGTGGGGTCGGGGCGCTCCTCGTAATAAAGGGTGAGGAGTTTGGGTACATCCATGGCCTCATCTTAAAAAAAACGAGGAGGTCCGCATAACGGGGACCTCCTCGAGGGCCCACCTGCTTAGGGCTTGGCCGGAGCCTCCTCCGGGGTTTCTTTGGCAGGGGGGGTCTCAGGCTCTTGGGTTTTGGGGGTCAGTTCCGCCAGCACCTGGCCCAAGCGGTTTTCTATCTTGGCCGCTTTTCGCAGCTCCTGAACCAGGGCCTGGGCCTTTTGCTGGCGCTTGTTCAGGATGACCCGCTGCTTGGCTTCCTCTACCACCTCGCTGAAGGGCTTGAGCACCTCGGGCTTGCGGTCCTTGATGAGAAGCACCGCGAAGGTGCCATCTTCCAGCTTCACCACCTCGCTGACCTCTCCCAGAGGGCCTTTGGGGAAGGTCTCCTTCACCTTGAAGACCAGGCGGTCCAAGACGGCGGGGAGCTGGTTGGGGTTCACGGTGCCGTACTCGGTGACGGTGCCTTCCTGGGCTTTGGCCAGGGCCTGGAGGTCGCCACCCCTCAAGGCCGCCTCCCGGAAGGCCTTGGCCTTGGCCTCCGCCTTGAAGACCACCCCTATGACCTCCGCGCTGGCCGGGATGGTGAAGAGGGCGGGGTTTTCCGCATAGAACCTACGGGCCTCCTCCTCGGTGGCGGTAAGGCCCCGGGTCTCGTAGAGGAGATAGGCCTGGGCTATGTCATCCTTGGAGCCGATAAAGGGCTTGCCGCTTTTCTTGGCCGCCTCCACCAGAATTTCCCGCTCAATGAGGCTTTCCAGGGTCTGGGGCAGGAAGAACTGGACGGCCAGCTCCCCTAGGCCTTGCTGGATGAGGGCTGCGGTTTGCTGGTTGGAGAAGACCGGCTGCAGGACCTGGGAAAGCAGGATCTCCCGGCTGCCCACCTTGGCCACGGGAGGATTCTTGTAGCTGTAGGGGCTGTCCTCTGCAAAGCGTACCTGGGCCTTTTGGCGAAGCTCCTCAATATACCCCTCGAGGGCCCCATTCCCTTTAGCCTCCTGGGCATCCTTCTCCACCCGGTCCTTGACCTCCTCAAAGGAGGGTGCCTTTGCCGGGAGGTACTCCTCCACCTGCACCAGGTAGTAGCGACCCCCGGCCTCTATGGGCCCCACCAGCCCGGGCCCCTTCAGGCCGAAAACCGCTTCCGCCACTTTTTCGGGGAAGACCACCTTGGTGACGGGTTTGGGCTCCCTTTCCCCCGGTGCCGCCCCCAGGGCCCCGCCTTGCTCAGCGCCCACCTTGGAGTGCTGCTTGGCCAAGGCGGCGAAGTCCTCCCCAGCCTTCGCCTTAGCCAGG
Above is a genomic segment from Thermus albus containing:
- a CDS encoding peptidylprolyl isomerase encodes the protein MFGISKKAITILFGLLALAFAVGAILLFTPQAGQQARGKPVLWVNGKAVYELDLLRLQGNDPLYAANPQGLLKTLVDTHFLEQVILTEALKQDAARIRVGSAEVRKEVDRIREQFGLKEKKAYEQFLNQIGYTDAQLRSEIKTQLQIQKRLEQVRSAAKPTAEEARFYFEVHQEDYKGEPRLKARQIVVDDAKLAAELLAKAKAGEDFAALAKQHSKVGAEQGGALGAAPGEREPKPVTKVVFPEKVAEAVFGLKGPGLVGPIEAGGRYYLVQVEEYLPAKAPSFEEVKDRVEKDAQEAKGNGALEGYIEELRQKAQVRFAEDSPYSYKNPPVAKVGSREILLSQVLQPVFSNQQTAALIQQGLGELAVQFFLPQTLESLIEREILVEAAKKSGKPFIGSKDDIAQAYLLYETRGLTATEEEARRFYAENPALFTIPASAEVIGVVFKAEAKAKAFREAALRGGDLQALAKAQEGTVTEYGTVNPNQLPAVLDRLVFKVKETFPKGPLGEVSEVVKLEDGTFAVLLIKDRKPEVLKPFSEVVEEAKQRVILNKRQQKAQALVQELRKAAKIENRLGQVLAELTPKTQEPETPPAKETPEEAPAKP